ACCCGGCGGCACGGCGCAAGCGGGGTGTCATCACGCATACTTGTCCGCCACGCACGACGCCCGTCTCCACCCGCCGATTCACCATGCTGATCGACTTCTTCTACACCCTGCGCGCGGCCCGGCTGAAGGTCACGGTGACCGAGTTCCTGAGCCTGCTCGAAGCCCTGCAGGCCGGCGTGATCGACGATGACGGCGGCCCCACGGTCGACAAGTTCTATCACCTGGCCCGCCTCACGCTGGTCAAGGACGAGGCCCATTTCGACCGCTTCGACCAGGCCTTCGGCGCCTACTTCAAGGGCGTGGAGATGCTGACCGACTTCGCCCGCGAGGTGCCGCTCGACTGGCTGCGCCAGACGCTCGAGCGCGAACTCAGCGCCGAAGAACGCGCGCGCATCAAGACGATGGGCTGGGACGATCTGATGGAGACGCTCAAGAAGCGCCTCGACGAGCAGAAGGAGCGCCACGAAGGCGGATCCAAGTGGATCGGCACCGGCGGCACCAGTCCGTTCGGCCACGGCGGCACCAACCCGCAGGGCGTGCGCATCGGCGGCGCCGGCAAGAACCGCAGCGCGGTCAAGGTCTGGGAGCAGCGCAGCTTTCGCGACTACGACGACACGCTCGAGCTCGGCACCCGCAACATCAAGGTCGCGCTGCGCCGCCTGCGGCGCTTCGCGCGCGAGGGCGCGGCCGAGGAGCTGGATCTGGAAGACACCATCCACAGCACCGCGGCCAACGCCGGCATGCTCGACATCAAGCTGGTGCCCGAGCGCCACAACAAGATCAAGGTGCTGCTGCTGATGGACGTGGGCGGCACGATGGACGAACACATCCCGCGCGTCGAGGAACTGTTCTCGGCCGCCAAGAGCGAGTTCAAGCACCTCGAGTTCTATTACTTCCACAACTGCGTCTACGACCACCTGTGGCGCAACAACCACCGCCGCTACGCCGAGAAGTTCGACACCTGGGACGTGATCCGCAAGTACAACCGCGACTACAAGCTGATCTTCATCGGCGACGCCACGATGAGCCCCTACGAGATCGTGCAGGTGGGCGGCAGCGTCGAATACAACAACAAGGAAACCGGCGCGCAATGGCTGCAGCGACTGACCCACGCCTTCCCGAAATTCGCCTGGATCAACCCCGAGCCGCAGGGCGTGTGGCAGTACCGGCAGAGCATCGCCATCGTCGAGCAGCTGATGAGCGCACGCATGTTCCCGCTCACGCTGTCCGGGCTCGAACAGGCGATGCGACTGCTGTCGAAGTGAGCCGGCGCTGGTTCGCGGGGCTCGGCGCAGGTCTGTGCCTGAGCCTGGGGGCCCTGGCGCAGGAAGCGCCCGCCGGCACCACGCCTCAGGACGGCAACGCGGCGGGCACCTTGCTAGAACGCGCGGCGCCGGGTGCGGCCGGTGGCGACGACGCCGCTGCTGCGGCCGAACAGCGCTCGGTGACCTGGCAGCTGCGCATCGATGCGCCCGACAACCTGCGCACGCTGCTCGCGCGCTACCTCGACCTGGCGCGGTTCCAGCCGATGGCGGCGTCCGAGCGCATCACCCGGGTCGAGCTGGCGCGCCTGCTGGCCGCGGCGCCGCAACAGGCGCGCGGCCTGCTCGAGACCGTGGGCTATTTCAACGCCCGCATCACCTCGCAGACCACGGGCGGTGAAACGGCCACCCCACCGGCCGATCCGGCGCGGCCGATCGACCTGCAGATCACGCTGACGGTCGAGCCCGGCCCGCAGACCACGGTCGGCCAGGTGCGGCTGGAGATCGAAGGGCCGCTGTCCGAAACCGGCGACTCGGGCGATGCGGCATCGCGCGCGCTGATCGAGCGCATGCGCGCCGGCTGGACGCTGCCCGCGGGCCAGCCCTACACCCAGTCCGCCTGGTCGGCCGCCAAGGCCGCGGTGCTGGTGGCCGCACGCGCCGAGGGCTACGCGCTGGCCACGCTGAGCGGCAGCGTCGCGCAGGTCGACGCCCCGGCCAACCGCGCCGACCTGTTCATGGTGCTCGACAGCGGCCCGCTGTTCCGCTTCGGCGACCTGAAGTTCGAGGGCCTGAACCACGTCCGGCCCGATGCCCTGCGGGCGATGGTGACGTTCACGCCCGGCGAGCCGCTGCGCGAGCAGCTGCTGCTCGACTACCAGGACCGCCTCGTCAAGTCGAGCCTGTTCGACACCGTGGCGGTGCTGTTCGAGCCCGACGCCGACCAGGCCGGCGCGATGCCGGTGACGGTGCGGGTGCACGAACTGGCGCTGCAGCAGGCCACGTTCGGTGTCGGTGCCTCCGACACCACCGGCCCGCGCATCACGGTCGAACACCTGCACCAGCAGGTCTTCGACCTCGGCTGGCAGGCCAAGAGCCGCCTGCAGCTGGGCCGCGACACGCAGTCGGCATCGGTCGACCTGACCTCGCATCCGCACCCCGGCCCGTACCGCAACCTGGCCAGCGCGGCGGTCGACCGCACCGAGGCCAGCGGCCTGCGCGTCACCAGCGAGCGCGTGCGGCTGGGCCGCACGCAGGACACCGAGAAGGTCGAGCGGCTGTATTTCGTCGAGTGGCAGCGCGCGCTGACCCGCAACGTCGCCGACGGCATCCTGACCGACGACTCGTCGGCCGTCACGCTCAACTACCACTGGATCTGGCGCCGGCTCGACGACCCGATCCTGCCCACCCGCGGCTACAGCCTGTCGGCCGAGACGGCGGTCGGCCGCTCGTTCGCCAGCACCGACAGCAGCGGCTTCTTCGGCCGTGCCGCCGGCCGCCTGACCGGCTACTGGCCGCTCGGCCAGTCGTGGTACGGCCAGGCACGGGTGCAGCTCGGCCAGGTCTACGCACGCGACGCGGTGGCGGTGCCGTTCACCTTGCTGTTCCGTGCCGGCGGCGACGACTCGGTGCGCGGCTACGGCTACCAGACGCTCGGCCCGAGCTCGGCCGGCAACGGCAGCGCGGTCGGCGGCCGGGTGGTCGGCACCGGCAGCATCGAGCTCGCCCGGCCCTTCAGCCGCAACCTGCCGGCCTGGTGGTGGGGCGTGTTTCTCGACGGCGGCAACGCGGCCGCGCGCTGGGAGGACTTCAGCACCGTCTACGGCTACGGCCTGGGCCTGCGCTGGCGCAGCCCGGTCGGGCCGCTGCGCATCGACCTGGCCTATGCCGACGAGCTGCGCAAGATGCGCCTGCATTTCAGCGTCGGCGTGACGTTCTGAGCATGAGCGACACCGACTCACCGATCCGCCCGCCCACGCCGGCCCGCCGCCACCCGGCGCGCTGGCTCGGCGCGGCACTGCTGCTGGCCGTGCTGACGCTGGCCGCGCTGATCAGCCTGCCGTTCAGCGCCACCGGCACGCGCTGGCTGCTGGCGGGACTGCAGCACGGCATCGGCCTGGAGGTCCAGGCCAGCCGCGGCGCGCTGCTGGGCGGCGATTTTTCGGCGCAGCGGCTGCGTTATGCGCTGTCGCCGACGCAGACGCTGCTGATCGAGCAGCCGGCCTGGCAGGGCCTGCGCTGGCAGCGCCCGGCCGGCGGGCCGCCGCTGGGCCACCTCCACCTGCAGCGCCTGAGCGCCGCGCGCATCGACCTGCAAGGCGCCTCCGCCGACACGCAGCCGCTGCGCCTGCCGACCGCGCTGAGCCTGCCGATGGCGATCGACATCGAGGCCATCGCCGTCGGCGAGCTGGTGCTCGACGCCATCCGCGAACGGCCGGTGCACGACCTGGCCGTGCAGCGCCTGAGCCTGGGCGCGGGCAGCGCCGGCCGGCATCGGCTCGACGCCCTGAGCCTGCAATGGGACCGCATCGCGCTGCAGGGCCGGGCCGAGCTGGCGGCGCAACCGCCGGTGCTGCAGGCGCAGGCCCAGCTGCAGCCGCGCCCGGATGCCGTCGGCAGCGCAACGGCCGGCACCGCGCCCGGCGTTCCGGCCGACTGGCGGGTCACGCTGCAGGCGCAGGGCCCGCTCGCCGACCTGGCGCTGCAGGCCGGCCTGAGCGCGCGCGGCCAGTCGCTGCAGGCGGATGCGCGGCTGCGGCTCGAAGAGGCGATGCCGCTGTCGCAGCTGCAGGCGCAGCTCGAGGCGCTCGACCTCGCGCCGCTCGCCAGCGGCCTGCCGCACACCGCGCTCAGCGGCGCGATCGACCTGCAGCTCGATGCCCGCGGCACCGGCCCCGCCGCCCAGCCGCTGTCGGCCCGGGCCTCGCTGCGCAACGACGCCGCAGGCGCGCTGGCGGCCGGCCGCATCCCGCTGCAAGCGGTCGAGCTGACCGCACACGGCGACCTGCGCGCACCCGACCGGGGCCGGGTCGACACGCTGCAGCTCACGCTCGGTACCCGGCAGGAACCGGCCGGCAGCGTCAGCGCCAGCGGCAGCTGGGCGCTGGTCGGACAGGGCGCGGCCCGGCGCATCGACATCGACCTCGAAGCCCGCGTCGCCGACCTGCGCCCGCAGCGCCTGCACCCGGCCAGCCCGGCGCTGCACATCGGCGGCCCGCTGGCCTGGCAGCTGAGCCAGCCGCTGCCGGCGGCCGGCGCCGCTGCCCCGGCCGCCGGTTTCGAGACCCGCCTGCGCACGCGCCTGACCGGCCGGCTGATCGGCGCCAGCCTGCCGGCGGTGACGCTGGCGCTCGATGCCAAGGCCGATCCGGGCCGGCTGCAGGTCGACAACCTGCAGGCCGACGCGGGTGGCGCCCGGCTGTCGGGCAAGGGCAGCGTGGTGCGCCGCAACGGCAACCTGCTGCTCGACTGGTCGAGCAGCCTGCAGGCTTTCGACCCGGCGCTGTGGTGGCCACGGCCGGCGCCGCGGTCCGAGCCCGGCACGCTCGACCGGCTGCTGGCGGCCGGGCCGCACGAACTCAACGGCCAGCTCGGCGCCCGGCTGCAGTGGCCCGCCAAGGCGCCGCGCAGCATCGACGGGCTGGCGCAGCTGCGCGGCCAGGCGCAGTTCGACCTGCAACCGAGCCGGCTGGCCGGCCTGGGCCTGAGCGGGCAATGGCAGCTCAACGCCATCCCGAGCGCCGCGTCGGCGCAGCCGCATGTCGA
This portion of the Leptothrix cholodnii SP-6 genome encodes:
- a CDS encoding autotransporter assembly complex protein TamA codes for the protein MSRRWFAGLGAGLCLSLGALAQEAPAGTTPQDGNAAGTLLERAAPGAAGGDDAAAAAEQRSVTWQLRIDAPDNLRTLLARYLDLARFQPMAASERITRVELARLLAAAPQQARGLLETVGYFNARITSQTTGGETATPPADPARPIDLQITLTVEPGPQTTVGQVRLEIEGPLSETGDSGDAASRALIERMRAGWTLPAGQPYTQSAWSAAKAAVLVAARAEGYALATLSGSVAQVDAPANRADLFMVLDSGPLFRFGDLKFEGLNHVRPDALRAMVTFTPGEPLREQLLLDYQDRLVKSSLFDTVAVLFEPDADQAGAMPVTVRVHELALQQATFGVGASDTTGPRITVEHLHQQVFDLGWQAKSRLQLGRDTQSASVDLTSHPHPGPYRNLASAAVDRTEASGLRVTSERVRLGRTQDTEKVERLYFVEWQRALTRNVADGILTDDSSAVTLNYHWIWRRLDDPILPTRGYSLSAETAVGRSFASTDSSGFFGRAAGRLTGYWPLGQSWYGQARVQLGQVYARDAVAVPFTLLFRAGGDDSVRGYGYQTLGPSSAGNGSAVGGRVVGTGSIELARPFSRNLPAWWWGVFLDGGNAAARWEDFSTVYGYGLGLRWRSPVGPLRIDLAYADELRKMRLHFSVGVTF
- a CDS encoding vWA domain-containing protein, with product MLIDFFYTLRAARLKVTVTEFLSLLEALQAGVIDDDGGPTVDKFYHLARLTLVKDEAHFDRFDQAFGAYFKGVEMLTDFAREVPLDWLRQTLERELSAEERARIKTMGWDDLMETLKKRLDEQKERHEGGSKWIGTGGTSPFGHGGTNPQGVRIGGAGKNRSAVKVWEQRSFRDYDDTLELGTRNIKVALRRLRRFAREGAAEELDLEDTIHSTAANAGMLDIKLVPERHNKIKVLLLMDVGGTMDEHIPRVEELFSAAKSEFKHLEFYYFHNCVYDHLWRNNHRRYAEKFDTWDVIRKYNRDYKLIFIGDATMSPYEIVQVGGSVEYNNKETGAQWLQRLTHAFPKFAWINPEPQGVWQYRQSIAIVEQLMSARMFPLTLSGLEQAMRLLSK